Proteins encoded within one genomic window of bacterium:
- a CDS encoding thioredoxin family protein, whose amino-acid sequence MRSSRLVCFLLVAGLAVPGAAGAGLFDSPLNQSADEPPALTVTLRPLSGDLPAGGQVQFGVLYNVPAGTHMTTTFQALEFRGEPAATFGQAVFPPPVKAEIPYYRGDVMAVVPVALPALPGAFTVHVEAAYQLCKEGEAALCFPPAKATTSLVLQVTAATAGANSAAAAGGGSLQDRLRHALEKGSWLAFLMVFLGGVLASLTPCVFPMIPITISFIGMHAGGNPVKGFIMSLWYVLGIALVYSSLGLIAAAGGAAFGQATQTPVFMGAVAAVVFAMALSMAGLYDIQLPSGLTSRIGGGRTGFLGPLLMGMAMGLIAAPCVGPVIVVLLSWVATTGSLFLGFWLLFTFAMGMGLLFIVLGTFGGMLPPGGWMVTVKHVFAIVLYALSLWFLRPWLPAWLPPLVFGLALMLSVSAWGVFNPLPADAGPRAGLNKGVMRFLWIVGLVLALLGGLRGFAPGLLPTGGAAPPTGEASHLEPAWFGDEAAGFAEAAATGKPVMMDFWAEWCAACLELDHKTYNQDAILRLAQSFVAVKMDMTRRSPENDAISRRHKVVGMPTVIFFDSQGHELERFSGFVKAADLSEVMARVLTAVR is encoded by the coding sequence ATGCGCTCGTCCAGACTCGTCTGTTTCCTCCTGGTGGCGGGCCTGGCCGTGCCGGGCGCGGCCGGAGCCGGTCTCTTCGACTCGCCGCTAAACCAGTCCGCCGACGAACCGCCCGCCCTGACGGTGACTCTCAGGCCCCTGTCCGGGGATCTGCCGGCCGGAGGCCAGGTGCAGTTCGGGGTTCTCTACAACGTGCCGGCAGGCACGCACATGACGACCACCTTCCAGGCCCTGGAGTTCAGAGGCGAGCCGGCGGCCACCTTCGGCCAGGCCGTCTTCCCGCCGCCCGTCAAGGCGGAGATCCCGTACTACCGCGGCGACGTCATGGCCGTGGTGCCGGTGGCCCTGCCCGCCTTGCCGGGCGCGTTCACGGTCCATGTCGAGGCTGCGTACCAGCTCTGCAAGGAAGGGGAAGCCGCCCTCTGCTTCCCGCCAGCGAAGGCGACGACGTCCCTCGTGCTGCAGGTCACGGCCGCGACGGCGGGCGCGAACAGCGCCGCCGCCGCCGGTGGCGGGAGTCTCCAGGATCGGCTGCGGCACGCCCTGGAGAAGGGAAGCTGGCTGGCTTTCCTGATGGTGTTCCTGGGGGGCGTGCTCGCCAGTCTCACGCCGTGCGTATTCCCCATGATCCCCATCACGATCAGCTTCATCGGCATGCACGCCGGGGGAAACCCGGTCAAGGGCTTCATCATGTCGTTGTGGTACGTGCTGGGCATCGCCCTGGTCTACTCGTCCCTCGGCCTGATCGCCGCGGCGGGGGGGGCCGCCTTCGGTCAGGCCACGCAGACGCCGGTGTTCATGGGCGCGGTGGCCGCCGTCGTCTTCGCCATGGCCCTGTCCATGGCCGGTCTCTACGACATCCAACTGCCCAGCGGCCTCACGTCGAGGATCGGCGGCGGGCGCACGGGCTTCCTGGGCCCCTTGCTCATGGGCATGGCCATGGGACTGATCGCCGCGCCCTGCGTCGGACCCGTAATCGTGGTCCTGCTCTCGTGGGTGGCGACGACCGGCAGCCTATTTCTGGGCTTCTGGCTGCTGTTCACCTTCGCCATGGGCATGGGACTGCTGTTCATCGTACTGGGCACCTTCGGCGGCATGCTGCCCCCCGGGGGCTGGATGGTCACCGTCAAGCACGTCTTCGCCATCGTGCTCTACGCCCTGTCGCTGTGGTTCCTGAGGCCCTGGCTGCCGGCGTGGTTGCCGCCCCTGGTCTTCGGCCTGGCGCTGATGTTGAGCGTGAGCGCCTGGGGCGTTTTCAACCCGCTGCCGGCCGACGCCGGCCCCCGCGCCGGCCTGAACAAGGGCGTCATGCGGTTCCTGTGGATCGTGGGTCTGGTGCTGGCCCTGCTCGGCGGTCTGCGCGGCTTCGCGCCGGGACTGCTGCCGACCGGCGGCGCGGCGCCGCCGACGGGGGAGGCGTCTCATCTCGAGCCCGCCTGGTTCGGGGACGAGGCGGCGGGCTTCGCCGAGGCGGCCGCGACGGGCAAACCCGTGATGATGGATTTCTGGGCCGAATGGTGTGCCGCCTGCCTCGAGCTGGACCACAAGACCTACAACCAGGACGCGATCCTGCGACTTGCGCAAAGCTTCGTCGCGGTTAAGATGGACATGACCAGGCGCAGCCCCGAGAACGACGCCATCAGTCGCAGGCACAAGGTCGTGGGCATGCCGACGGTCATTTTCTTCGATTCCCAGGGCCACGAGCTGGAGCGGTTCTCCGGTTTCGTGAAAGCCGCCGACCTGTCCGAGGTCATGGCACGGGTCCTGACAGCGGTGAGATGA
- the trxA gene encoding thioredoxin — protein MSDLIHVTDENFEAEILNSEIPVLVDFSATWCGPCKQLTPIVEELAVEYAGRLKVAHVDVDHARDHAAKFGVMSVPTVLYIKGGTVTDSQVGLTAKEKMIEKIDKML, from the coding sequence ATGAGCGACCTGATCCACGTGACCGACGAGAACTTCGAGGCCGAGATACTCAACAGCGAGATTCCGGTCCTGGTGGACTTCAGCGCCACCTGGTGCGGACCCTGCAAGCAGCTCACGCCCATCGTGGAGGAGCTGGCGGTCGAGTACGCCGGCCGCTTGAAGGTCGCCCACGTCGATGTGGATCATGCGCGCGACCACGCCGCCAAGTTCGGCGTGATGTCCGTGCCGACCGTCCTGTACATCAAGGGCGGGACGGTGACGGACTCGCAGGTGGGCCTGACGGCCAAGGAGAAGATGATCGAGAAGATCGACAAGATGCTCTGA